Proteins from a single region of Lelliottia sp. JS-SCA-14:
- the nudI gene encoding nucleoside triphosphatase NudI, protein MRQRTIVCPIIQNDGAYLLCKMAADRGVFPGQWALSGGGMEPGETMEQALRREIREELGEALEITDVKPFAFRDDIRVKTYADGTTEEIYMIYLIFDCISANRDVTFNEEFQEIAWVLPESLKELDLNEATRITLSQKGLL, encoded by the coding sequence ATGCGCCAGAGAACCATTGTTTGTCCGATTATCCAGAATGACGGGGCATATCTACTGTGCAAAATGGCGGCGGATCGCGGGGTGTTTCCCGGCCAGTGGGCGCTGTCGGGTGGCGGCATGGAGCCTGGTGAAACCATGGAGCAGGCGCTGCGCCGTGAGATCCGCGAAGAGCTGGGCGAGGCCCTTGAGATCACCGACGTCAAACCCTTCGCCTTTCGCGATGACATTCGCGTCAAAACCTACGCCGACGGCACCACCGAAGAGATTTACATGATCTACCTGATCTTCGACTGCATCAGCGCCAACCGTGACGTGACCTTTAACGAAGAGTTTCAGGAGATCGCCTGGGTGCTGCCGGAATCCTTAAAAGAGCTGGATCTCAACGAGGCGACGCGGATCACCCTCTCGCAAAAAGGGCTTCTGTAA
- a CDS encoding type II toxin-antitoxin system RelE/ParE family toxin, protein MLKNINNFRDQWLEDFFLYGKSHKIFPSSIEAALARKLDIINAATSHRDLRSPPGNMYEELNPPMSGFSSIRVNKQYRLIFKWVAGKAEDLYLAPHKYKPYK, encoded by the coding sequence ATGTTGAAGAACATTAATAACTTTCGCGATCAGTGGCTTGAGGATTTCTTCCTGTATGGAAAATCTCACAAAATATTCCCCTCAAGCATTGAAGCCGCCCTGGCGAGAAAACTGGATATCATCAATGCCGCAACGTCCCACAGGGATTTGCGCTCGCCGCCAGGCAATATGTATGAAGAACTTAACCCACCAATGTCAGGGTTTTCTTCCATACGAGTTAACAAACAGTACAGACTGATATTTAAATGGGTGGCCGGTAAAGCCGAAGACCTCTACCTCGCCCCGCATAAATACAAGCCTTATAAATAG
- a CDS encoding HlyD family efflux transporter periplasmic adaptor subunit, with translation MDDLDNALDSESGYSGARRIVILSLLLFIIVGVWAWFGILDEVSTGTGKVIPSSREQVLQSLDGGILTELNVREGNLVQAGQVLARLDPTRSESNVGESAARYRASLASSVRLTAEVNDLPLVFPPSLIKWPDLIAAETRLYTSRRAQLDDTQRELRAALDLANKELAITQRLIKTGAASRVEELRLQRQKSDLELKLTDVRSQYYVQAREALSKANADVDMVSAVLKGREDSVTRLTVRSPVRGIVKNIKVTTIGGVIPPNGELMEIVPVDDHLLIETRLSPRDIAFIHPEQKALVKITAYDYAIYGGLHGVVETISPDTIQDEAKPEVFYYRVFIRTSQDYLVNKAGRKFSIVPGMIATVDIKTGEKSVMDYMIKPFNRAKEALRER, from the coding sequence ATGGACGATCTCGATAACGCTCTCGACTCCGAAAGCGGCTACTCGGGCGCACGACGGATCGTGATCCTCTCCCTGCTCCTGTTCATCATCGTAGGCGTGTGGGCGTGGTTCGGCATTCTCGACGAGGTCTCGACCGGGACGGGGAAAGTGATCCCCAGCTCGCGCGAGCAGGTATTGCAGTCTCTCGACGGCGGCATTTTGACCGAGCTGAACGTGCGCGAGGGGAATCTGGTGCAGGCGGGTCAGGTGCTGGCGCGGCTCGACCCTACGCGGTCGGAATCTAACGTCGGCGAAAGTGCGGCGCGGTATCGCGCGTCGCTGGCCTCCAGCGTGCGCCTGACGGCGGAGGTGAACGATCTGCCGCTGGTCTTCCCCCCTTCCCTGATAAAATGGCCGGATCTGATCGCCGCCGAAACCCGGCTCTACACCTCTCGCCGCGCGCAGCTTGATGACACCCAGCGCGAACTGAGGGCGGCGCTGGATCTGGCGAATAAGGAGCTGGCGATCACCCAGCGGCTGATCAAAACCGGTGCCGCCAGCCGGGTGGAAGAGTTACGTTTGCAACGGCAAAAAAGCGATCTGGAGCTAAAACTCACCGACGTGCGCTCCCAGTATTACGTGCAGGCTCGCGAGGCGCTGTCGAAAGCCAATGCCGATGTCGATATGGTCTCGGCGGTGCTGAAAGGCCGCGAAGACTCGGTGACACGCCTGACCGTGCGATCGCCGGTGCGCGGGATCGTGAAAAACATCAAAGTGACCACCATCGGCGGCGTGATCCCGCCTAACGGCGAGCTGATGGAGATTGTGCCGGTGGACGATCACCTGCTGATCGAAACCCGTCTGTCGCCCCGCGATATCGCTTTCATCCACCCGGAGCAAAAGGCGCTGGTGAAAATCACCGCCTACGATTACGCCATCTACGGCGGGTTGCACGGCGTGGTCGAAACCATTTCGCCCGACACCATTCAGGACGAGGCCAAACCGGAAGTGTTCTACTACCGGGTGTTTATCCGCACCAGCCAGGATTATCTGGTCAATAAAGCGGGCCGGAAATTCTCGATCGTGCCGGGGATGATTGCGACGGTGGACATCAAAACCGGGGAGAAATCGGTGATGGATTACATGATTAAGCCGTTCAACCGGGCGAAAGAGGCGCTGCGGGAGCGGTAA
- a CDS encoding HigA family addiction module antitoxin, which translates to MTSQQSLRKPTTPGDVLQYDYLEPLNLKIADLADMLNVHRNTISALVNNNRKLTADMAIRLSRVFDTSIEFWLNLQQNVDIWEVQNNARTQEEMSRIKTIAEVLAKRKSDQQDIA; encoded by the coding sequence ATGACTTCCCAACAATCCCTCCGCAAACCCACTACGCCGGGTGATGTGTTGCAGTACGACTACCTTGAGCCGCTGAACCTCAAAATTGCCGATTTGGCCGACATGCTTAACGTGCACCGCAACACCATCAGCGCGCTGGTGAACAATAACCGCAAATTAACCGCTGACATGGCGATTCGTCTCTCCCGCGTCTTTGATACCTCCATCGAGTTCTGGCTCAATTTGCAGCAGAACGTCGATATCTGGGAAGTGCAGAACAACGCGCGGACACAGGAAGAGATGAGCCGTATCAAAACGATTGCTGAGGTTCTCGCAAAAAGAAAGTCTGACCAGCAGGACATCGCCTGA